In Microvenator marinus, one genomic interval encodes:
- a CDS encoding tetratricopeptide repeat protein — MIRLVLVALLVLGGCKSEEKVEDTQPVKVATPEPKPEPPKVDPKLGDPDDPGTSEQLDLLAVAKGHFLEKRDAEARATFEKLVKTGPVSAARVTAYVALGQLYRESGEEAKARKLYEELLALAPDVPEGHFMYGRVLAEMSETTLAIKAYETTIRLQPDYLQAYVELGGIYASAGRNEKAGETFLAYEERVYALAKRLESKDTPAEERLRVLDIFSFIEDERANKAIIVALKDPEPQIREQAVGLAEEFGIKEALPTLKTLSEDDPELRVRMAARGALDRM, encoded by the coding sequence ATGATTCGTTTGGTGCTGGTCGCATTGTTGGTTCTTGGTGGATGCAAATCTGAGGAGAAGGTCGAGGATACGCAACCTGTGAAGGTTGCGACGCCTGAGCCCAAGCCAGAGCCGCCGAAGGTGGACCCGAAACTTGGGGACCCAGACGATCCGGGGACTTCTGAACAGCTCGACCTCTTAGCCGTCGCTAAGGGGCATTTCTTGGAAAAGCGCGACGCGGAGGCGCGCGCTACTTTTGAGAAATTGGTCAAAACTGGGCCCGTCTCGGCCGCGCGTGTGACGGCGTACGTGGCGCTCGGTCAGTTGTATCGCGAGTCCGGTGAAGAGGCGAAAGCCCGCAAACTCTACGAGGAGTTGTTGGCGTTGGCGCCCGATGTGCCCGAGGGGCACTTTATGTACGGCCGCGTGTTGGCTGAAATGTCTGAGACGACGCTGGCTATCAAGGCCTATGAGACCACGATTCGTCTGCAACCCGACTATCTGCAGGCGTATGTTGAGCTCGGCGGGATTTACGCGAGCGCGGGCCGAAACGAAAAGGCCGGCGAGACCTTTTTGGCGTATGAGGAACGCGTTTATGCGTTGGCCAAACGCCTTGAGTCCAAGGATACACCTGCTGAAGAGCGTCTTCGCGTATTGGATATCTTCTCGTTCATTGAGGATGAGCGCGCGAATAAGGCCATCATCGTGGCGCTCAAGGATCCCGAGCCCCAGATTCGCGAGCAGGCCGTTGGGCTTGCAGAGGAGTTCGGAATAAAGGAGGCCTTGCCCACCCTTAAGACCTTGAGCGAAGACGACCCCGAGCTTCGTGTACGTATGGCGGCGCGCGGCGCTTTGGACCGAATGTAA
- a CDS encoding tetratricopeptide repeat protein — MHVHKLLILLLTGLILGTSCAGTQRAGEPVQGVPQERMDLDPMLIKAGYGPDAVLDSSEVFNRAYEAFSARDYEEAVANYEVIIKYFEESRFYLPSLYNAGLSYERLSRWEDAATKYTQIIEKFPEEPDAKDAYYRLAQAHEELGNFEEVVELMTVILLRPELTTFDRIEAHVRRSKALMETGSLDEAADGFRSVLNINEDAPADQRLQPNSHYLVQAYFGIGEVYHRKVLQIPLVLPPERMGADLQEKADLFMRSQSHYIKALSFHHPQWSMAAGYMIGKLYEDFYADIFQSEIPDDLTQEHIALYFDELRKTLRPLMERAIQVYEKNLSLSRRLPTAQDDNPWVISTNQQLERLKLYLNDPITQKRAERFVLKGRSVKDMWEPVLVAQDSVDQALSRSKTSNQNEMKMP, encoded by the coding sequence ATGCATGTCCATAAACTATTGATATTGCTCCTAACTGGCTTGATACTTGGCACGTCATGTGCCGGCACACAACGTGCCGGAGAGCCGGTTCAAGGCGTTCCTCAAGAGCGGATGGACCTGGACCCAATGCTCATCAAAGCCGGTTATGGACCAGACGCCGTCTTGGATTCCAGCGAAGTCTTCAACCGCGCGTACGAGGCCTTCTCGGCGCGCGACTACGAAGAAGCCGTGGCCAATTACGAAGTCATCATCAAGTACTTTGAGGAGAGCCGATTCTATCTGCCCTCGCTCTACAACGCCGGCCTTTCATACGAACGCCTGTCCCGCTGGGAGGATGCGGCAACCAAGTACACCCAAATCATCGAGAAGTTTCCCGAAGAACCCGACGCCAAAGACGCCTACTACCGGCTCGCCCAGGCCCACGAGGAGCTCGGCAATTTTGAAGAAGTTGTAGAGCTGATGACGGTCATCTTGTTGAGGCCCGAGTTGACCACGTTTGACCGCATCGAGGCGCATGTCCGGCGCTCAAAGGCGCTCATGGAAACAGGTTCGCTGGACGAAGCCGCTGACGGCTTTCGCTCCGTGCTGAACATCAACGAAGACGCCCCTGCCGACCAGCGCCTGCAGCCGAATTCGCATTATCTGGTTCAGGCGTATTTTGGCATCGGCGAAGTCTATCACCGGAAGGTCCTGCAGATTCCACTCGTACTGCCACCGGAGCGCATGGGTGCTGATCTTCAAGAGAAGGCTGACCTCTTCATGCGGTCTCAGAGCCATTACATCAAAGCCCTGAGTTTTCATCATCCACAATGGTCTATGGCCGCAGGCTATATGATTGGAAAACTCTACGAAGACTTCTATGCCGATATCTTTCAGTCCGAAATCCCTGATGACCTGACTCAGGAGCATATCGCGCTCTACTTCGATGAGCTGCGAAAGACCCTGAGGCCGCTTATGGAACGCGCGATTCAGGTCTATGAGAAGAATCTCTCGCTCTCGAGGCGCCTCCCGACCGCTCAAGACGACAACCCCTGGGTCATCAGCACCAACCAACAACTCGAGCGACTCAAGCTCTACCTGAATGACCCCATCACGCAGAAACGTGCCGAGCGTTTTGTGCTCAAGGGGCGCTCCGTCAAGGATATGTGGGAACCCGTTCTGGTTGCACAGGATTCGGTAGATCAAGCGCTTTCGCGAAGCAAAACTTCCAATCAAAATGAAATGAAAATGCCTTAG